A genome region from Anastrepha ludens isolate Willacy chromosome 3, idAnaLude1.1, whole genome shotgun sequence includes the following:
- the LOC128857086 gene encoding uncharacterized protein LOC128857086 yields the protein MGAGNSTPQTAHIINPVRAASSIHITPSVLSRLESSTKEISETAIPSPTKDEQIHCARCCTCGFFKGKDKEAGLLAMRLNELQERQYVNTLEKLEAQLGKPVRFADVNGENLKQLKQKLTKCYGDNPREPLRCAETAKEYQNFVFKQQFNAILSAKNIKNITAPKAM from the coding sequence ATGGGCGCCGGAAATTCCACACCACAAACGGCGCACATCATCAATCCGGTGCGCGCTGCGAGCTCCATTCATATTACGCCAAGCGTTCTGAGTCGGCTGGAGAGCAGCACAAAAGAGATATCCGAAACGGCAATACCGTCACCAACTAAAGATGAGCAAATTCATTGTGCGCGCTGCTGCACTTGTGGCTTCTTCAAGGGCAAAGACAAAGAGGCCGGCTTGTTGGCAATGcgattgaatgaactgcaagagAGGCAATATGTGAACACTTTGGAGAAATTAGAAGCGCAGTTGGGCAAGCCAGTACGTTTTGCTGATGTCAACGGTGAAAATCTGAAGCAATTGAAGCAGAAACTGACGAAATGTTACGGCGATAATCCACGTGAGCCCCTACGCTGTGCGGAGACAGCAAAGGAGTAtcagaattttgtgttcaaacAACAATTCAATGCGATTCTGAGTGCgaagaatatcaaaaatataacaGCACCGAAAGCGATGTGA